From one Triticum urartu cultivar G1812 chromosome 3, Tu2.1, whole genome shotgun sequence genomic stretch:
- the LOC125543329 gene encoding uncharacterized protein LOC125543329 isoform X2 has translation MNDDGDHRMLYLCRTSCAAASNVAAACFVAAPRRRRGIRRCSSSSRRVTRRRPGRGEVQGRVGWGSTTTMDDTGGHGAAPPLLLLIRRGDELLHVMGCMDDDQVQQQP, from the exons ATGAACGACGACGGCGACCACCGCATGTTGTATCTCTGTCGCACCAGCTGTGCCGCAGCATCCAACGTCGCCGCCGCGTGCTTCGTCGCAGCACCCCGTCGCCGTCGCGGCATCAGACGTTGCAGCAGCAGCAGTAGGAGGGTCACCCGACGTCGGCCAGG CAGAGGAGAGGTGCAGGGGCGAGTTGGGTGGGGAAGCACCACCACCATGGACGACACCGGCGGACATGGGGCTGCTCCTCCTCTCTTACTACTCATCCG CAGAGGAGATGAGCTCCTGCATGTAATGGGGTGCATGGACGACGACCAGGTCCAGCAGCAGCCATGA
- the LOC125543329 gene encoding uncharacterized protein LOC125543329 isoform X1, translating to MNDDGDHRMLYLCRTSCAAASNVAAACFVAAPRRRRGIRRCSSSSRRVTRRRPGRGEVQGRVGWGSTTTMDDTGGHGAAPPLLLLIRSRGDELLHVMGCMDDDQVQQQP from the exons ATGAACGACGACGGCGACCACCGCATGTTGTATCTCTGTCGCACCAGCTGTGCCGCAGCATCCAACGTCGCCGCCGCGTGCTTCGTCGCAGCACCCCGTCGCCGTCGCGGCATCAGACGTTGCAGCAGCAGCAGTAGGAGGGTCACCCGACGTCGGCCAGG CAGAGGAGAGGTGCAGGGGCGAGTTGGGTGGGGAAGCACCACCACCATGGACGACACCGGCGGACATGGGGCTGCTCCTCCTCTCTTACTACTCATCCG CAGCAGAGGAGATGAGCTCCTGCATGTAATGGGGTGCATGGACGACGACCAGGTCCAGCAGCAGCCATGA
- the LOC125543329 gene encoding uncharacterized protein LOC125543329 isoform X3, protein MNDDGDHRMLYLCRTSCAAASNVAAACFVAAPRRRRGIRRCSSSSRRVTRRRPGRGEVQGRVGWGSTTTMDDTGGHGAAPPLLLLIRGDELLHVMGCMDDDQVQQQP, encoded by the exons ATGAACGACGACGGCGACCACCGCATGTTGTATCTCTGTCGCACCAGCTGTGCCGCAGCATCCAACGTCGCCGCCGCGTGCTTCGTCGCAGCACCCCGTCGCCGTCGCGGCATCAGACGTTGCAGCAGCAGCAGTAGGAGGGTCACCCGACGTCGGCCAGG CAGAGGAGAGGTGCAGGGGCGAGTTGGGTGGGGAAGCACCACCACCATGGACGACACCGGCGGACATGGGGCTGCTCCTCCTCTCTTACTACTCATCCG AGGAGATGAGCTCCTGCATGTAATGGGGTGCATGGACGACGACCAGGTCCAGCAGCAGCCATGA